The Radiobacillus deserti genomic interval CAGAACGTCCTTACCTTTTCGAATCATGATTGTGCGAGCGATTGTCTTGGGATGATGGGCTCTCTTGCGCCAGTAGCAATTCCTTGAGTACTAGCTGTTAATTGGACGACACTTATTACTAATTCTTGGAGTCTACTACGAATTCCTTCGTCTACTAGCTGCTTGTTTTCAAAGTGCTCGTTATGCGCATAAACATTTCCAGGTACGACGTGGGCCTTGAAGTATCCCGCTAAAGGCTTTAACTGGTGCTCGATTGCTAGATAGTGGTGATAGGTTCCTCCTGTTGCAACAAATCCGACTACCTTACCTCTTAAACTATCGTTTGGGATGACATCAAATACATTTTTCAAGACACCACTTATCGATCCACGGTAAATGGGAGAACCGAACAAGAGTGCATCTGCATCTACAATTTGATCGATTACTTTCTTAGTATCTCCTTCATACGCTGCTGGGTCCCTTCCATCACAAAATTGAATCTCATAATCTCTTAAATTAATTAATTCAGTTTGAATTGTCTCGTCATAGTTTCCAGCAAATTTTAAGGCTTCCGCTAATGTAATATATGTTTTGGAAAGTGGAGTTAAACTTCCTGATAAGCCTACTAGCTTCATACTGTGACACCTTGTTCTGCGAGCTCTTCTTCTTTCTTTTTCACAAGAGGAATGACTTGTTCACCAAACCTTTGCAGATCTTCTTCATAGTGGAAATGTCCGGTTAGGATGATTTCGATTCCGAGTTTCTTCAGTTCAATGATCCGATTGGCAACTTGTTCTGGTGTCCCAATTAATCCCGTTTTGAACCCATCATTATACTGAACGAGATCCTCAAACGTAGATTCCGCCCACATGCCTTGTTTTTCTCTCGTAGATTGGCCGGCTTCTTTTACAGCTTCTTTAAATCCGTGCACGGCTTCTTCATCAGCGTTTGAAACGATATCACGAAGGAGCTGAACCGCTTCTTCCTCCGTATCGCGAACGATTGCAAATCCATTCGCAGCAAATTTCACTTCTCTTCCTTGAGCGGATGCCAATGTCCGAACTTCATTAATTTGCTTTTTAAATCCCTCCAGTGTATTTCCGTTCATGAAATAATAATCAGAAGCACGTGCAGCCATTTCCTTCGCGGCTTTCGAGTTTCCGCCTTGGAAAATCGGAATTTCTGAGACTGGTTTCGGCTTTAATGGAGCCTCATTAATGCGATAGAAATCTCCCTTAAAGGTTGTCGTTTCTTCGGTGAATAAAGAACGAAGAACTTGGATGAATTCTTCTGACCTTCGATAACGCTCGTCGTGCTCCAGCCACGGTTCTCCATAGCCAATAAATTCTTGCTTGAACCAGCCACTTACAATATTTACAGCAGCTCTTCCATTACTAATTTGGTCTAGAGTAGATAACATTTTGGCGTAAACTCCCGGATGCCATAACCCAGGGTGCACAGCTGAAATTAGTTTTAACTTACTTGTTACTGCTGCGAGGGCAGAGCCTAGTGTGATGGCTTCCAATTGATTCTCTGCTCCGTAGCTTGCAAAAAATCGTGTTTGTAATAGCGCAAAGTCATAACCTGATTCTTCTGCAATTTTTGCATAACGTTTATTCGATTCAAAATCCCAACCCGTTCGTTGAGGTAGCTTGGATACAACTAATCCTCCACTAACATTCGGTACCCAATAAGCAAATTGTAAGTTTCCCATATTTCACGTTCCTCTCCTTTTTACTCGTTAGACGAACGACCTATATGGTATATTAGATTCATATAGGGATACGCCTGATTACATCACATTGCGTTTATCTCTGTTGAGGAAGAGGTGTTGCCGCACCTCTTTTTTTATTGCCTTACTTTTTTCATCACCTCCAAATTGAATAAAAAAATCCTTCGCTCAAGAAAGAGAGAAGGATTCCGTAATCATCATAAACATACTGAACCGAATCTTCTCATCTTTGGAAGCAGGCTTCCTCTGAAATTGGCACCGGGCAAGTTATCTTGCTGGTTGCCGAGGCTTCTTAGGGTCAGTCCCTCCACCTCTCTGGATAAGAAAATATTCTGAAATATTAAATTATTTTCAATCAGTATAACATCCAAGCTGTACGAGGGCAATACATTTTATTTCTTCTCTACCGCATGACCGCCAAACTCATGTCGAAGAGCAGCCACTACTTTTCCTGTAAACGTATCGTTTTCTTGGGAACGATAACGCATCATTAAAGATAAAGCAATTACTGGTGTAGGTACTTCAAAATCTAACGCAGATTCCACTGTCCATTTTCCTTCACCTGAAGAATGCATCACCCCACGGATATCATCCAGATGGGCATCTTTTTTAAATGCTTCTTGCATCAGTTCCATCAACCAACCACGAATAACAGATCCATGATTCCAAACACGTGCGACTTCCTCATAGTTATATTCAAACGGGCTTTTCTCTAGAACTTCAAACCCTTCTCCAATTGCGGCCATCATTCCATATTCAATTCCGTTATGAACCATTTTTAGAAAATGTCCGCTTCCGCCTTTACCTGTGTAAAGGTACCCATTATCTACTGCAAGCTCTCTAAAAACAGGCTCTAATGGTTGAAAAACTTCTTTGTCTCCACCAATCATAAAGCAAGCACCATTTCTAGCACCGGAAACACCACCACTTGTACCGACATCTAGCATATGGATCCCTTTTTCTTTTAATAGACTTATATGCTCTAACGTTTGCTTGTAATTCGTATTCCCTGCATCGATGACCACATCCTCGGGACTCAATTTTTCAGCCAACTCTTTAAGAACATTTGTTGTCACGTCACCTGCTGGAACCATAACCCAAACAACTTTTGGAGATGGGAGCTGAG includes:
- the sfnG gene encoding dimethylsulfone monooxygenase SfnG → MGNLQFAYWVPNVSGGLVVSKLPQRTGWDFESNKRYAKIAEESGYDFALLQTRFFASYGAENQLEAITLGSALAAVTSKLKLISAVHPGLWHPGVYAKMLSTLDQISNGRAAVNIVSGWFKQEFIGYGEPWLEHDERYRRSEEFIQVLRSLFTEETTTFKGDFYRINEAPLKPKPVSEIPIFQGGNSKAAKEMAARASDYYFMNGNTLEGFKKQINEVRTLASAQGREVKFAANGFAIVRDTEEEAVQLLRDIVSNADEEAVHGFKEAVKEAGQSTREKQGMWAESTFEDLVQYNDGFKTGLIGTPEQVANRIIELKKLGIEIILTGHFHYEEDLQRFGEQVIPLVKKKEEELAEQGVTV
- a CDS encoding NADPH-dependent FMN reductase, whose translation is MKLVGLSGSLTPLSKTYITLAEALKFAGNYDETIQTELINLRDYEIQFCDGRDPAAYEGDTKKVIDQIVDADALLFGSPIYRGSISGVLKNVFDVIPNDSLRGKVVGFVATGGTYHHYLAIEHQLKPLAGYFKAHVVPGNVYAHNEHFENKQLVDEGIRSRLQELVISVVQLTASTQGIATGAREPIIPRQSLAQS
- the gnd gene encoding phosphogluconate dehydrogenase (NAD(+)-dependent, decarboxylating); this translates as MKIGLIGLGKMGYQIGLHLIDKGHEVHAYDINEQAVERFKTEGGDASVTVDSMLSQLPSPKVVWVMVPAGDVTTNVLKELAEKLSPEDVVIDAGNTNYKQTLEHISLLKEKGIHMLDVGTSGGVSGARNGACFMIGGDKEVFQPLEPVFRELAVDNGYLYTGKGGSGHFLKMVHNGIEYGMMAAIGEGFEVLEKSPFEYNYEEVARVWNHGSVIRGWLMELMQEAFKKDAHLDDIRGVMHSSGEGKWTVESALDFEVPTPVIALSLMMRYRSQENDTFTGKVVAALRHEFGGHAVEKK